Part of the Thermanaerothrix sp. genome is shown below.
CACAGCCCGCTTCCTTGAGCCGATGTAGTTCCTTTATGCACCCTTCAGCATCATCCAAAGGGGTTTTCAACATGCTCTCAACCCTTATTGGCGATCCTCCACCTATTGACAAACCCCCAATCGACACGCTTCTTACGCTGCCCAACAGACCATCTCCCCGCCAAGTTACTATCTATCTTGAAATATTAATCTCTGTATATCCTTCCATGTAACCCATAACATCAAGGCCACCAAGAGGGCAAAACCCACGTAATGGACCATCCCTTCATACTTTTCCGGTATCTTCCTGCGAAACAGCACTTCCAGGAAGACAAATATGAGCCTTCCACCATCCAATGCCGGAAACGGAAGAAGGTTTACCAGCCCAAGCTGCAGGTTAATGGCAGCTATGAAGGCCACCAACTCCCAAGCACCCCGCCTTGCCACATCACCCGCCGCTGCAGCGATGCCTACAGGACCTGAAACATCCACTGGCTTCAAACGGAACCACCAGTTCCATATCCCTTCGAGCATGCCAATCGCTAGATCTATGGAATATCTATAGGCTCCTGCCATTGATTCCGCCCAAGAGAGCCGCTTCACCGCTGGCCTGACCCCAAGCAGGAAGTGGCCTTCTTTGTCCTTGGGTATTCTCACGTGTAGATATCGATTAACCCCACCGGACTGAACACCTATCACAATCTCACCCCTTGGGGCTTCCCTTCTTATCCTGGAGGCCATCTGGGACCAGTCAGAAACCGTTATCCCGTTAACTTCCACTATCTTATCTCCCGCCTTAAGCCCCAAAGATTCCGCAGGGTAGCCAGGCATAACTTGGCCTATCTCAGTGGACTCCATGTTTAAGATCCCATGAAAATGCAACACCGTTGCAGCCAACATAAAGGCTAGGAAGACGTTGAGGATGGCACCGCAGGAAAGGATCAAAGCCCTCGCCAAAGGCCCCTTGGTGTTGAAGGACCCCG
Proteins encoded:
- a CDS encoding M50 family metallopeptidase is translated as MAVSVLAFLFVISISVLVHEFGHFVSARLCGVLVKEFSLGMGPPLLSWDRWGTRWSIRMVPIGGFVKLAGMEGDDEDGPGSFNTKGPLARALILSCGAILNVFLAFMLAATVLHFHGILNMESTEIGQVMPGYPAESLGLKAGDKIVEVNGITVSDWSQMASRIRREAPRGEIVIGVQSGGVNRYLHVRIPKDKEGHFLLGVRPAVKRLSWAESMAGAYRYSIDLAIGMLEGIWNWWFRLKPVDVSGPVGIAAAAGDVARRGAWELVAFIAAINLQLGLVNLLPFPALDGGRLIFVFLEVLFRRKIPEKYEGMVHYVGFALLVALMLWVTWKDIQRLIFQDR